In Natrinema amylolyticum, the following are encoded in one genomic region:
- a CDS encoding extracellular solute-binding protein has product MSEPTGTTRRSVLTSGATAGTLAVAGCLSDFTGGGSGQTYTVGHGDHEMDVDAGAFPEELHIYCVQTGWSNWGAVMEAFEDEYGVSLYDAQGSSGEALEDMRANARNPTHSAYNGGYSFGLEAMSDDLTAEYKPENWDVVPDDLKTDDGHVTATRQMTTSVTYRTDVYEERGLDAPETWEDLKHPDIAKDLAFTPPHTANGQASALSVNRAYGGDLDDLDPVIEYHEEIAEHGADFRRNVEGPMTSGEISTVVEYDYTGLNLKYNNDEFDEDQIDVAVLPGPDGEPGAMNVPYGYALLRNAPNPEAAKLFMDFVLTEDCQELFFDAYVRPIRADELDQPDEFPAQSAYDEAQFTVDQEELVSKQADIQDELVERTPLQGAQ; this is encoded by the coding sequence ATGTCCGAACCGACAGGGACGACGCGACGATCGGTGCTCACGAGTGGCGCGACCGCGGGGACGCTCGCGGTCGCGGGCTGTCTGAGCGATTTCACCGGAGGGGGAAGCGGTCAGACGTACACCGTCGGACACGGCGACCACGAGATGGACGTCGACGCCGGGGCGTTCCCCGAAGAACTGCACATCTACTGCGTCCAGACCGGGTGGTCGAACTGGGGGGCCGTCATGGAGGCGTTCGAAGACGAGTACGGGGTTTCGCTGTACGACGCACAGGGTTCGTCGGGCGAGGCGCTCGAGGACATGCGGGCGAACGCGCGGAACCCGACGCATTCGGCGTACAACGGGGGCTACTCGTTCGGTCTCGAGGCGATGAGCGACGACCTGACGGCCGAGTACAAGCCGGAGAACTGGGACGTGGTGCCCGACGACCTCAAAACGGACGACGGGCACGTGACCGCGACCCGCCAGATGACGACATCGGTAACCTACCGGACGGACGTCTACGAGGAGCGGGGTCTCGACGCGCCCGAGACGTGGGAGGACCTGAAACACCCCGATATCGCGAAGGATCTGGCCTTTACGCCGCCGCATACAGCCAACGGACAGGCCTCCGCGCTGTCGGTCAACAGGGCCTACGGCGGTGATCTGGACGACCTCGATCCCGTCATCGAGTACCACGAGGAGATCGCCGAGCACGGCGCCGACTTCCGGCGCAACGTCGAGGGGCCGATGACGAGCGGCGAGATCTCGACGGTCGTCGAGTACGATTACACGGGTCTGAACCTGAAGTACAACAACGACGAGTTCGACGAGGACCAGATCGACGTGGCGGTCCTCCCCGGGCCCGACGGCGAGCCGGGCGCGATGAACGTCCCCTACGGCTACGCCCTCCTCCGGAACGCGCCCAACCCCGAGGCGGCGAAGCTGTTCATGGACTTCGTGCTGACCGAAGACTGCCAGGAGCTGTTCTTCGACGCCTACGTCCGTCCGATCCGGGCTGACGAACTCGACCAGCCCGACGAGTTTCCGGCCCAGTCGGCCTACGACGAGGCACAGTTCACCGTCGATCAGGAGGAACTCGTCTCGAAGCAGGCGGACATCCAGGACGAACTCGTCGAGCGAACCCCCCTGCAGGGGGCCCAGTGA